A part of Streptomyces sp. NBC_01497 genomic DNA contains:
- a CDS encoding response regulator has translation MTNPAQPRPIEVLLVEDDAGDELMTREAFEDNKIRNTLHVVRDGQEALDFLYRLAPHEDAPRPDLILLDLNLPRYDGRQVLERIKTDPEMALIPVVVLTTSSAEEDILRSYKLHANAYVTKPVDLDQFIAAVRQIDEFFVTVVRLPGRS, from the coding sequence ATGACCAACCCCGCACAGCCGCGGCCGATCGAGGTCCTCCTGGTCGAGGACGACGCGGGTGACGAGCTGATGACCCGCGAGGCGTTCGAGGACAACAAGATCCGCAACACGCTGCATGTGGTCCGCGACGGCCAGGAAGCGCTGGACTTCCTGTACCGGCTCGCCCCCCACGAGGACGCACCGCGTCCCGACCTGATCCTGCTCGACCTCAACCTGCCCCGCTACGACGGGCGCCAGGTTCTCGAACGCATCAAGACCGACCCCGAGATGGCACTCATCCCGGTGGTCGTCCTCACCACCTCCTCCGCCGAGGAGGACATCCTGCGCAGCTACAAACTGCACGCCAACGCCTATGTCACGAAGCCGGTCGACCTCGACCAGTTCATCGCCGCCGTCCGGCAGATCGACGAGTTCTTCGTGACCGTGGTGCGGCTTCCCGGCCGTTCATGA
- a CDS encoding ATP-binding protein, which produces MNEQTISGAMLPDRPESFVQPTQSLNRAAEFTGEPGSIAAARDLAIRFLQQLCAEWLAPLGELVRDDILLVVSELVTNAERHSHGPYVIELEGTGRYVSVTVYDSSTTLPRVFPPDPSRLGGHGMEIVRAVSDSVTAEIVPVGKRVTARFDLPQDA; this is translated from the coding sequence ATGAACGAACAGACCATCTCAGGGGCGATGCTGCCCGACCGCCCGGAGTCTTTCGTGCAGCCGACACAGAGCCTGAACAGGGCCGCCGAATTCACCGGGGAGCCCGGCTCCATCGCCGCCGCCAGGGATCTCGCCATCCGCTTCCTGCAGCAGCTGTGCGCCGAGTGGCTGGCCCCGCTGGGCGAGCTCGTGCGGGACGACATCCTGCTCGTCGTCAGTGAACTGGTGACCAACGCGGAGCGGCACAGCCACGGCCCGTACGTGATCGAGCTGGAGGGCACCGGGCGGTACGTGTCCGTCACGGTCTACGACAGCAGCACGACGCTGCCCCGTGTCTTCCCGCCCGACCCGAGCCGGCTCGGCGGCCACGGCATGGAGATCGTCCGCGCGGTCAGCGACAGTGTGACCGCCGAGATCGTCCCGGTCGGCAAGCGGGTCACGGCCCGTTTCGACCTGCCGCAGGACGCCTGA